The following DNA comes from Pomacea canaliculata isolate SZHN2017 linkage group LG10, ASM307304v1, whole genome shotgun sequence.
GCCTAGTCCAAAAAAAAGGGGACTGTCCCCAGAAACGGGACGGATGGTCAGCTTACCCTACTAGCAAGTGTAAGcgaaaagcaacaaaaaagcGCATATTTAACAATTAAATAGCAATTCATGtgcttattttaaaagatgGTGTACTACTGACCTTTTTAGATTACTGCTACTTACTACCAATCTATACTGATATCTCGatagtcaaaataaaaatttagattGAGCTTATTCATAGactcattattttaaatgaatactACTATCTCTGGGGACGAGTCTCGCGAAAGCTTAACTCTTCTTTGAATCAGAGGTCTGTATATAGACTATAGAGTAATGAAGAGGTAATTAATCTTGCATAACCACAATTTTTTTCGTAGGCTACATCGCCCAGCCCTGATGGGGTCGTTGTTTGAAGTACGAGGATATACCATTTTCAAAGGCATAGCAGCTCTTGGAGTAACATTTCTTCTTGTGCAATTCATCATCTACAAGGTTATATTTGTGTTtccacagagagaaagagaaaaagatagtgtttgtgtctgtgagagagagaatgaacaaGAACAGTCATACAAATGAGGCActttaagtatttttgaaaactctttgcatatatatatattggggacatgtaatattttttttcattctgtgtaGTCTATGTGGGTTTAcatttgtgtgagtgagagagagtacTGAGAGAGGAGTTCAATCATTAAGATGGATATGAAAATATTGATTTTGTTGCAATATTGATAATTTTTCAGATCTTTGTGGACAAAGTAGAACATCGCTTTGACACCTCGCCATGGGTCAGTTATACAGTTAATTTAATTAATAGAATAatgtaaaatactatttttacaACTGCATTGCAGTAATGATCTTCATGCAAAATGTGTTCAAACTCAAATCTGACATTTCATCATTACATGAATTTTGTAACCTGATGCCTTGAATGATGAGTAAATCACAGAAGATTTCCAGGCAGTGATGGAAGATGGTCTGCACCATTTGCTATcctcactttaaaaaacaacacaaatatggAGACTGATTACAATACCATGACTCAAACAGCCCTACAGTGCTTGCAAACATTGCACAGTCTAGAAGTCCTGGGTTATAGCTGACATTAAGTCTGTGTGATGATAAAGGAGCTTAAAACAAACTCATACtgatagaaaataataaaagcagttaACAGCCTGAAGTcagaaagaacatgaaaaagCAAAGGAGAATGGGATAGAGGAACAGTGTCATGACAGTGAAAAAACTCCTGAAGAGAAATAACAATGAGCAAGCATATCAAACagtcaaaacacaaacacaaggtgAATCTTCACCATTGAAGGGTGGGGAAATGAGGTaggttagtttattccttgttactctttgATGAGCATAGGGCCACTAAATAAAGTTATATAAAGGGAATATAGTCACTCAATAGTCTGCTCAATGATGACAAGAGGGTGGAAATGTGGTCAatgcatgacctatcctggcaaAACCATGCTTGTTCTGGTCTTAGTCTCTTGTCttgtgccttcttcagtctcttgGGGAAATGAGAGTTGGTAGTAATATTGTCAGATGTCCACTTGGCCAAAGAGACATGGTGAGAGACACATGTTAGAAACCAATATTTAGCATAAAACATCTAAAACTGAACCTAACCAGTCATGCTGACAGAGATATggatgaaaataacatttactttAAGACCTGTTGACCTTGCACAAATTACCTTGCTTGCAAAATTGGGATAAGAGCAATGGCAGTCAGCTGGACTGCTGGTGCTAGAAGCACATAGCAGACTGCAGTGAACAGGATTTTCAGggatgtataaatattttactcttcCCGGTAGAAAGGGCTAGggttatcaaaatatttatagcaTCACTTTCACTGAAAGTGTACCTTTCTTTGTTAGGATTGgtatgtcattttttttatttcaagaggCATAAGCAATCTTATCTGTGTATTCATTAGCATATTCATTGTTAAGGAGACTTTTATTCCcagtcattttatttaaaattatgattttatctgtttaaatgcttgagttttgttttgttttttttttattgttggaACAGGGAGTAACTCGTCTGTTCTTTGAGACATGTCAAAATTTGGATCTGCCAGTTTTTGCTGTAGAGCCATCTTTACTACGTGCACTTCGAGCTGGAGAAAATTCTCTGGAACTATGGAACAGAGGACAGTACCCTGTGCTTACTTTTGGTGTAATTGAAGCTAGCCAAGATGAGCTGGTAAGAGGTGAAAGGTTTTGTTTGGGGAATTTTTTCAATAATTGGAGACAAACTTATGTCTGAAGTTTGTAAAGGTTAGCTTAATAAGTTTTCAGTAAATACAGGACAGAGGAAAATAATAACCTTTGacattaaagttaatttatttgaaaaatataagaaCAAAGGTGAAAATCCTTTCAACACCAAAATCAAATTCAACATTACTTTTTGAAATTCAAGTTCAGCAATTGCTTGAAAACTGCCACATTTCCCTGCTAGATTTGCTTTTATTATGTatcagatttatttaaaatttaattatttgttctcAGCATGGCCTTTTGTCAAGCTTTAACTCCTTCAACCATCTAGAAGTCGTGAGTGGTGACCCCAGGGAGCTGTCCTCTGTTGAGTCGGTACAGAACTACAGAGTCATTCCTACTCACTACTTCTTATGGCGACCACACTCTCAAGCACCATTGCTCCATCTAGTGGTCTTCTATCGCAGAGGAGACTACTACTGGACTGGTGCAGCATCCACTGACAGGAACTTCCGTTCTCTGCCATTAAACGTGTCTCATTTGATCCTTGGGATACATGCTTCATCCCTTGAAATGTACGACCATTAAATATCTGTCATCATAGTGTGTTCCTTGTTAGGATAGTTCTGGTGTGTTCTGCCTAATGTAACATggccatgttttaatatttaatattttaatattttatttttctttcttccttattCATTCAAACATGGGCTGGGAGACTGAAAATTTGTCTTCCTATCTTGCTTTGTAGAAGCACCACAGTAGAGAAATACTATTCTTGCATCATATCTTTACTGCCCAATTTCAGCAACAGAATCAATGGTGCGAATAGTGGATATCacatttcaaagtttttttagtttagttttatttgtttgttacattagatcaacattttctgtcattttttcagcttttcagttgtaacagagaaattcaagggGTTACCGATATCCTACCCTAAAGATACTTCTTCCTTCATTTGGAACTTGCAGCATTCCAAATTTATGGAGTGTGACTATGCACAGGCTAGGCATTTCTTCATTAAATATGGAAGGAAGAACATGCAGGATGCTGAGTTTCGTCAAAAGGCAAGACAACTATTATTTTTGGTGGTTAAAACACTGGACAGCATGTCTGTGCCATTTTGGCTGAGTAGCGGAACCTGTCTAGGTGAGTGGGCTTTATGATATGTggaatttttacttttttaaaatgtaaatcttCATAATTAAGGGTCCTTTCTGAAATGCATAAgctgtaacaaaaaaaatggattaTGTTTTCCAGGTTTTTCACAtgaattctctcttttttctttaactccTGGTCATTTAGTTTTGTGTcccagtttttttccccccattttagatataggtgatacttttaaaaagtcacatgAGGTAACATTGTCTGTCTGCCATGTGAATTTggaagaatctttttttttttttaggatggtTCAGACAGTGTGATATCATTCCATACAGCAAAGATGTTGATATTGGTATCAGGATCAAAGATTACAGAGAAGAAATGATTACAGCTCTGGAAAACAATGGACTTCATTTAATTCAACTGTTTggaaaagtaaaaatgatttGTGATTGCTTTTTTGTCCTAAAATATACctcttttttaattactaaacaGCCTGGAGAACAAAACTTGAGCAGTATCTGACTTGTGTAGCTCCAAGGCAGCTGAACAAGCTTTAAGCACATGATACAAGACTCTGCAAAAATCTTGATATGATGATTTGGCATACATTTTCATTTCCTGAAACTGATTGGTGCTAAGTGGATCTGACTGCTATTGCATGttctttataaaacttttaatttgttGATTCCAAAGTGTCTCTAGCTATTCTACcccaaaatttttaatttgtgctcAGATATTTTTCACGCAAAagttaattttatgtatttatttatgaaaaatatttgtaaactttgaACTCGGTACTGGTGTAAATTATACTTATCATGATTACCAttactttgtttacttgctaTGCTTATTtgagaataaatattttcatttacactCATGTGAATAAACATTTGTGTTAGAAAGAGAGATGATGAAGATAAACTTTTATGGTCTAAGGTTTCAGATAGCCTTGAGCTTTCGTTTGCTTATAAGGATATCAAACtggacattttcttcttctatgaGGAAAAAGACTACATATGGAATGGGGGTACACAGGCAAGCACAGGAAGAAAGTTCCAGTAAGTGACATCTATTGTTTTATTGAATAGAAAAATGCTATGATATGCAGATTGATGCACAATTTTTATTGTTGGTCTTTACAAGTATGTGGTTGCGtctattaaagtatttttttaatgttgtatgCTTACCCCAATTTACGCTATCACAAGTGATGTCATTGATTTTGCCAATTACACAAGTTATGATAATCAGCAGTAgttatttaaagtttattaaaaaaaataattttgctttttaatattcttgttttGCAGGTACATTTTTCCACTGTTTTCTTTATGCTGGACTGATTTCTTGGGACTAAGAGTGCGAGTTCCAGATCCTGCCTTGCCCTATATTCAAGCTAATTATGGGAAGAAATGGGATGTGCCAGTGCGAGACTGGGACTGGAAGAAAAGTCCTCCCAATGTGGTCGAAAATGGGGAATGGCCACCTAGGGAAAGAGACCAAGTGATCCAGCTCTTTGAATGGGAGAACAGCTAGAAATATTAGAAGGCATTAACATGTCAGCAAAGACTCACCTCCAGAAAGTTACATGTCTTCTGTTTATTGTGCTTTGAATATCTTTGAATACAGTTCcacatcatcttcttcatcttccaTGTTCAGCAACAACAGTAAATCCAAACCTTAATTGAGTACATCCCAGATACACcatgtagaaaatgtattttctacttttagcaaTGTTTGATTAGAGTAGGGCAACAGCAATAGCTGCAAAGACTTTATTGCTCACAGTTTGGGTTCTAACATCAGCTTCCTTTTGTCTTTGTTACCCAGTTTTGTAATTAACAAActctttttgaaatattgctttATGTATAGCTTGTAATCAACTTACACTAAATACAGGCCAGTTGAACTGATGGTCTGTGCTGCATGCCAAGAAGTGAAATAAATTCACTACATACTAGAGCATGTATACACAtttatggtatatatatatagagagaatcTCATTTtataatgctaaaaaaaatttttaatatttatggtTCAGTGTTTACCTGAAACATGGATGTTTAGTTGGGAGGCAAAGAATGCACAGTTCATTTGGATGTTAAACTGTTATGATGAGGAAGGACCAAGGCAATTACTATACAATGATTTTATTACAACAGCTGTTTTTAATGTGCCTTGCTTtagataaaaaagcaaaaacagaagACTATTGGTTGTGACAGGAAATACTTGTAAATGATATCTCACTATTTCTGATTATCACCTGTTCAGAGTGAGATTTTGTGATGTGTGGTTGTGGCTGGTAATCAAGACATAACTTTGGGCCTTACCTGTCTGTGATGCTTctatagcaattttttttaaaagaagggactgtattattttgataataaatcaATTTCTCTTTCTGAATGTTGCTTTACTTTTTCAGATCTTGGCCTTGTTTGATTTTATAATTTCATATATCAGTTATCATGTACAGGTTAAGGTTAAATGCGATGGATTGCACAGGAACACTATACTATTAGCAACAGTGCGCAGCTGTCATTCcaaatgttttcttgtcattttcatgAAGTGTAAAATAAGGGAGAGAAAGATACCTATGTGTATGGATGAGGGTAAAAGAGTGTGTGGATGAGGGTAAAAAGAGTGTGTACTACAATGATGCATTTCACTAGCTGTTTGCTATTCAACATTATTCttattatctatatatttagTTATGAATGATTTTATGTCAGATTTTACACACAAAAgtgcaaattaaaaatgtttacacttaATAATGGctatctgtttctttttcgaTCCAGAGATAATGATGTCAGACTTAaatttttctgttataaaaaGGGCTGTTTACTCCATGTTTTATTTGGTGCTCCAGAGTTTTTCTTCCAGTTTGGCTCCTGACGCCACAACTCTGTCCATGTCTGTGTAGTGATCAGAACTGATGGACATGCTCAGACGTTTGTAGGCCTGTCTTGCATGCAGTTTTCATTGTATGACAGCCCCAGGCAATGTACACAGTCAGCAGTGTCCAATGCGCAGATGGAAAATGATGGTCTGTTGGCGGTGCTTTAGATTTAGCATATGGTCGTCTGACGGTGGGTTGTTTTGCACAGATTGTGAAGCACGTATTTTAAACATAGAGGCTTGAGGAACAGACCCTAAAGTTAATAACActttggtatttttttcttaagttaaTTTTCCTCTGCTGCAGTCTAAGCTATATTACGAAAAAAAACTCATTCATTGTCCCATGCATTCACAATTTGCACCCTGGAGATATGCCTATAGGGAGTGGTTTGCAGATGGAAACGCTGGTGATCAAGTGGcgcaaaaataaagaagacgAGGATTCTGACTTCTTCAGCACACGTAATATATCTTTGGGCGTGACATCTGTTGCTAGGGCTTGTTACGGTTTTGAACGAAAGTTTGTTCTCAAACGGCCCATTTCCATATGGTCTTAGCCTTATAACGCACTCAATTGGAGGGTGGTAAACACAGACTTGTGTTCGGAATCATACAAGTTGATTTGAAGTTTGGTAGTCAAGATATTGGGATTCTGATTCGAAACCAGATtggcataaaaatatttgatcatgCAGCGAATATAAGGTTATTCTGGTCTATTCATGAAGGTTTTCAGAAGTTCAAAGCATTCACTCCATGGAACTTAAAGAGTTCTGCGAAGGAATCATGCAGAACATGCCAGAGTCACAAAGCATCgatagtaaaaaaattataagtgTGTGAATGACAGATTGTAAAAGCCATACGACGACAATCTAGAGCTAAGAACTGTAACTGTGAAAGTAGTAAAAAATGGACCATGAAATTCGTGCGCTTAAAAAGGACGTTCAGACATAACGGAACGTGTTTGATAAGAGTAAATGCAGAAGCAGAGTTATATTTGAGCCGCAGGTAGGAAAGTAATGTTTGCATTATGGATTGATACATggagattttatttaaaattttgtgaaagTCCATGGACGATCATTTTCATAGGTCTGGATGTTTAATAACCCTTATCTGataactatctatctatctattcctctttgtgcatcaggttgcacataaggcctcaaccagagtccgccaccgatgtcgatcggctgaaacacgctctaggtgaccccatgtccagccctttcctttcatctccctttccactgttcttctccaagtttcctttgggcggcctcgttttcttcggccgtctggagtccatcgtagggcgactctggaaaggtctgctgtctgctggcggagcacatgtccaatccatcgccaacgccttcgttgaacctgcgtggtgatggaatcggtttcacttcttcggtggagttcttcgttggtgatggtgtttggccaaaagatgttaagtatgcgcctgaggcatctgttttggaagacgtcaagcttgttactgatggttttggtcatcttccaagattctgatccgtaaaggagggtgctgatcacatttgacttgaagattctcagtttgatcttctggctgatgttttttgccttccatgtgctcctgagtgaggcaaaggcctgactggctttcgccagtcgggctcgaatctccacctccgcatccccagtgtttgacattttggacccaagataggtgaaactgtcaacttcctcaatctcttctccatttagtttgatgctgtcttggactctggcgttcactctcatactgttagtcttttttgtgctgaccttcaagccaaggtttccagctgtttctgagaaggactttgttttttcctgcatgtcttggtggcggtgtgacagcagggcaatgtcatcagcaaagtccaagtcttccagtgctgttgttgctgtcatagttatggtccatctgagccctctcctctcgctgtcggtggaagtcttcatgatccagtccatggccaggatgaagaggaacggcgacagaatgcagccctgcttcaccccggtactgacgttgaaggggtctgtgagctccgtgtcacagacaacctgggatttgaaatcgctgtacagcattgcaatgacctgaacaagttttgcagggactcca
Coding sequences within:
- the LOC112573444 gene encoding fukutin-like, producing MGSLFEVRGYTIFKGIAALGVTFLLVQFIIYKIFVDKVEHRFDTSPWGVTRLFFETCQNLDLPVFAVEPSLLRALRAGENSLELWNRGQYPVLTFGVIEASQDELHGLLSSFNSFNHLEVVSGDPRELSSVESVQNYRVIPTHYFLWRPHSQAPLLHLVVFYRRGDYYWTGAASTDRNFRSLPLNVSHLILGIHASSLEIFSVVTEKFKGLPISYPKDTSSFIWNLQHSKFMECDYAQARHFFIKYGRKNMQDAEFRQKARQLLFLVVKTLDSMSVPFWLSSGTCLGWFRQCDIIPYSKDVDIGIRIKDYREEMITALENNGLHLIQLFGKVSDSLELSFAYKDIKLDIFFFYEEKDYIWNGGTQASTGRKFQYIFPLFSLCWTDFLGLRVRVPDPALPYIQANYGKKWDVPVRDWDWKKSPPNVVENGEWPPRERDQVIQLFEWENS